The Arthrobacter sp. PM3 genome contains the following window.
TGGTCGTTGATGCCGTCTTTCGGGTAGGCGGTGACCGGAGGCGCCCCGAACAGCCGGGCCGTGTTCGTCTCGTTGTCGCAGAACAAGGCCTGCGGCCACACTCCCTCCCTGGTCGGAGCGGCATCGAGCCGGTAGCCGGACAGTCGTGGGTGCTGGACGGCAACGCCGTCCCCGTCCAGGAACAACGACGGCGGCTCACCGCCCGAGATACGCCACGTGTTGCGGAACCACAGGGTCGGCAGCACAGACAGCACGGCTTCCTCGGACGCATGGTTCTCGATGGTGATCCGGGCAAGCACATCGGTCGGTGAGGCCTTCGCGTACGCGACATCCACCGACCAGTACCGGCCGCCGTCGAAGACACCGGTATCCAGCAACTCGAACTCTGGTTCGTCCCTGGAACGACGGGCGCTCTCATCTATCAGCTGCTGGTAGGGAAATGCTGTCTGCGGGTAGTGGTAGCGCCACCGCAGCCATGCGTGGCTGGGCAGTGCATCCGGGTACCACCAGTACTCCTTGACGTCCTCGCCGTGGTTGCCCTCCGGGCCGGTCAGCCCGAACATGCGCTCCTTCAGGATCGGGTCGGTCCCGTTCCAGAGCGCCAACCCGAGGCACAGGTCATGCTGAATATCGGACAGCCCCGCCATGCCGTCCTCGTTCCACCGGAACGCACGGGACCGGGCATGGTCATGCGGAAAATATTCCCACGCGTCTCCACTGTCGCTGTAGTCCTCACGGACTGTGCCCCAGGCCCGCTCGGCCAGGTAGGGCCCCCATTCGTACCAGGGATTCGCCTCGAACAGGTCGTCCTCCGCCGCGCCCGTGGCCTCAGCCAGCCGGGCGTGCTCGGCGGTCGCGCCCCGGGGCGCCGCCGGCGGCGTCGTGTTCTCGGTCATGGGTCCTCCCAAGGAAGCGTGCCTGCCGAACCTATCAAGACATGCCCGGATGGCGGCCCGCGACCTGGCCTGCCGACCCTCCACGACGCGCCGCGCCGGGTGTGCCCTCTGGCACGACGATAGCAGGGGCTGTGCAGCCCTGGCTGGCCCGGAACGACAATTCACCGTCAGTTCACGTCTATGGCGCGCGCCGCCGTGAGCGGTCCGCGGCGGCCGAGCGCCCAGACGGTCAGGGCGAAGCAGCTTAGCGCCGCGCCCGTGAGCGAAACCGCCGACCAACCGCCCGCGCTCCACAGGAGCGCCGCGGCCGCGGAGCCGATGGCCCCGCCGATGAAGTTGGCCGTGACGTACACAGTGTTGAGCCGGCTGCGGGCCTCGTGGGACATCGACAGCAGGCGTGTCTGGTTGAGGACGTTTTGCCCCTGGACCGCGACGTCCAGGACAAAGACCACGACGACGAGCAGGGCCACGGAGCTGCCCGCGAAGCAGGACAGCACGAAGGACGCCACCGCGAGTACCCAGGCGATGCCCGTTGCCGGCAGGGACCAGCCGCGGTCGTGGAGGCGGCCGGCACGCTGCACGGTCACCGCGCCGGCGATGCCCGCGAGCCCGAACAGGCCGATCACCTCGACCGGATAGCGGAACGGCGCCCCCGCCAGCAGGAACGTGAGCGAGGTCCAGAACAGGGTGAAGACCGCGAACCCCGTGGAGGAGAGCGCGAGTGTCCAGCGCACGGCGCGCTCTTTGACAATGACGGCCCCGAGCGATGCGAGCAGCGCCGGGTAGGGGATGCGCGCCTTGGGCGGGAGCGGCGGCAGCACGCGGTACAGCAGCGCGCCGAGGAGGACGACGGCTGCTGCGGCCGCCGCGTACACGGCCCGCCACCCGCCCGCGGCGGCAATGAAGCCGCTGATGGTCCGCGAGGCGAGGATGCCGGTGAGGATGCCCGCGACTACGGTCCCCACGACGCGGCCGCGTCGTGCGTCGTCGGCGAGATCCCCGGCGAGCGGGGTGAGTATCTGCCCGGCGACCGTCGTGACGCCGAGCAGGCTCACCGCGACGAGGAGGAACGTCATGGACGGCGCGGCCGCGCACAGCCCGAGCGCGACGGCCGAGGCGAGCATCATGAGCGCCACCAGCCGCCGCCGGTCCAGAACGTCGCCAAGCGGCACGATGAGCAGGATGCCTGCCGCGTAGCCGAGCTGGGTGGCCGTGACCAGCCAGCCTGCGGTGGCGGCGGAGGAGTGCAGATCGGCCGCGATCATATCGAGCAGCGGCTGGGCCCAGTACAAGTTGCCGACGGCGGCACCCGCCGCCACGGCGAACAGGAGCGTGAGCCCCGTGGTCATGGCGGGCCGGGGTGCGGGCATCGCCCTTGGCCGGACGGGTTCCCCGGCTGTGGTCTTCCGGCGGGTCATTGAGCATCCCTTGCGTTGAGTTGTCGACTTGCGAAAGCCGCGCACAGGGCGACGGCGGCCGCGAGGAGGAGGCTGGTGAGCACTCCGGCGTGGAACGTGGAGGGGTCGGCCAGCAGGGACCCGAAGACGGCGACCGCGAGGGCCCCGCCGAACTGCCGGCTCGTGTTGAAGACTCCGCTGGCCGTGCCGGATAGATGTGCCGGGACGGCGTTGAGCAGGGCGGCGGTGATCGGCGGCATGATGAGCGGGCCGGCCAGACCGACGAGGACCATGAGGCCCGACACCGCTCCTACCGGTGCCCCGGCGGGGAGCAACGCGATGGCCGCGAGACCCGTGGCCATCACCACGAATCCGAGCACCACCAGCCGCCTGGTGCCAGAGCGCTCGACGATCCGGGCGCTGAAGGGTGTGATGATGAGCCCGATCAGCATCATCGGAAGGAACGCGATCCCGGTCTGGAACGACGACAGCCCCCGGTGTTGCTGCAGGTCCAGGCTCATCACGAACGGAAGCCCGTAGTACCCGACCATGAAGGCAAAACCGGCAGCGGCGGCGACACGCACCGTGCCGGAGCGGCGGAGCTCCGGCGGCACCATCGGATGCCGCCCCCGGGCCTGCAGGACGGCGAACGCGGCCAGCGCTGCCAGGCCGGCAGCCAGCGCTGTGACGACTTGCGGGGCGGCAAACCCGGCTGCGCCGGCCTCAATGACGCCGTACGTGATGCCGCCCATGGCGAGCATCGCCGTCGTCTGTCCGATCCAGTCGATCGGAGCACTGTGGCGGGCCGAGCGCGGCGTACGGGCCAGCAGGATCAGTGCGGCGACGCCGACCGGGAGGTTGATGAGGAAGATGAGCCGCCAGCTCACGAGGTTCAGCAGCCCGCCGACCACCGGCCCGGACGTCGACGCGATCGCCCCGCCCATGGCCCAGAAGGCGACTGCCCTCGCCCGCCGGGCCGGCTCAGGGTACGCCTGTCCGATCAGGGCCATGGATGCGGGCATCATCAGGGCGGCCGCGGCGCCCTGCACGAATCGGGCCGCAAGGAGGGTGGCGAGATCCGGCGCGACGCCGCACGCCAGCGAAGCGATGACGAAAACGGCCAGCCCGACACCGAAAGACCGTTTGGCGCCCAGCCGGTCGGAGAAGGCGCCGGCCGAGAGCAGGAACGCGGCGAACATGAGCGTGTACCCGTCCAGGACCCACTGGAGTCCTGTCATGCCCCCGCCGAGGTCGGCGCGGATGCTGGGCAGGGCCACGTTCACCACCACTGCGTCCAGGGTGATCATGAAGAAGCCCACGACGGACGCGGCCAGGGCGGTTCCGGCACGCCGG
Protein-coding sequences here:
- a CDS encoding MFS transporter; the protein is MTRRKTTAGEPVRPRAMPAPRPAMTTGLTLLFAVAAGAAVGNLYWAQPLLDMIAADLHSSAATAGWLVTATQLGYAAGILLIVPLGDVLDRRRLVALMMLASAVALGLCAAAPSMTFLLVAVSLLGVTTVAGQILTPLAGDLADDARRGRVVGTVVAGILTGILASRTISGFIAAAGGWRAVYAAAAAAVVLLGALLYRVLPPLPPKARIPYPALLASLGAVIVKERAVRWTLALSSTGFAVFTLFWTSLTFLLAGAPFRYPVEVIGLFGLAGIAGAVTVQRAGRLHDRGWSLPATGIAWVLAVASFVLSCFAGSSVALLVVVVFVLDVAVQGQNVLNQTRLLSMSHEARSRLNTVYVTANFIGGAIGSAAAALLWSAGGWSAVSLTGAALSCFALTVWALGRRGPLTAARAIDVN
- a CDS encoding MFS transporter — its product is MEIGSLAAPPDVQAGTKVRRAGTALAASVVGFFMITLDAVVVNVALPSIRADLGGGMTGLQWVLDGYTLMFAAFLLSAGAFSDRLGAKRSFGVGLAVFVIASLACGVAPDLATLLAARFVQGAAAALMMPASMALIGQAYPEPARRARAVAFWAMGGAIASTSGPVVGGLLNLVSWRLIFLINLPVGVAALILLARTPRSARHSAPIDWIGQTTAMLAMGGITYGVIEAGAAGFAAPQVVTALAAGLAALAAFAVLQARGRHPMVPPELRRSGTVRVAAAAGFAFMVGYYGLPFVMSLDLQQHRGLSSFQTGIAFLPMMLIGLIITPFSARIVERSGTRRLVVLGFVVMATGLAAIALLPAGAPVGAVSGLMVLVGLAGPLIMPPITAALLNAVPAHLSGTASGVFNTSRQFGGALAVAVFGSLLADPSTFHAGVLTSLLLAAAVALCAAFASRQLNARDAQ